The following is a genomic window from Perognathus longimembris pacificus isolate PPM17 chromosome 20, ASM2315922v1, whole genome shotgun sequence.
CACCCTGTCATctgcgtgcccccccccccagtgcaccCTTCAGCCTGGCCTGTCACCCTAAGAACCTTCTGTGGATAGCCTCACCTTTGGAGGTGCAAGGAAGGCCTCGTGGCTTGGCCTTCAGGCCCCTGGATGTTGAGGCCAGCACTTCTGTGGGCTGCTGGCCTTGAGGGGCCCTGTGGTTGGCCCCCGGTTTCCTGGAGGCCAATCCTCTCTTTGCAATCCTCGACTTCTTTCTTGTGGTGCCTTCAGAATCCACCAGGACGTAAGAGACGGGACCCAAGCtcaccttcttcttcctcctcaggaAGGCAGAACTCTTGGCCGAAGCCCAGCTCAGGACCTTCTTCTTTGGGGGTCTCTCCAGGCCCCCATCTTGCTCCCACTCCTCCCCACCTGCAGGGGTCTTCGTTTGCATCAAGGGACGTCGAGGAGGGTCTCTGGGAACCTTCCAGACATTTTTTGCCAGGGCTTTCTTCGAAGTCGATGCTTCCTGCTTTATGCAGGGCTTCTTGCTGCTCTTGATGGATTCAGAGACCTCCATGTTTTCGGGGTCACGCATCTGATGGCCCGACAAGTAGGCTGAGCTGCTGAGCTGGCCATCTCCAGACTCTTTCCAAGACACCGGCTCCTGCTTGTTGGCTCTTcggttcctcttcctcctggagcGAGATTTAGCTCCAGCCCTGCGCCCTAAAGGTTTAGGGGAGTCGCTCTGGCCATCTCGGCCATTCCAGTGGCCTGGGTGTTCCATCTTCAAGACAGAGGTCAGGTCTGCTGCCACCAGGCCCCGTTCCTTCTTGACCTTCTTCCTCCCTGCAGGGAGCCaggcagcctcctcctccagctcagCGTTCTCCAACGCCCTGGCTTCCTCTCGGTTTCTCATCTCAGCATCCATGTACACCACAATTTGCACCACCGCCCCCAGGAgcacccccaaagccccagcccaGCTCTCTGCAGGCTGGTTCTGAGGTCTTGGGGGGTGGTTGAGTTGCAGGAGTCGGACCACATCTTCCCAGGTTCGGCCCTCGGTATCCAGGAATTCGTTCAGATTTTTTAAGAACTCGGCATCCTGGGTGGGGTCCCTGCAGGCGAccctccacaccccacccctgcccgggAACTCGCGGGGTATGGAGCTCAGGTTGACCCCCTCGCTCACTTCCACCAGCGCTGCCTTGGCGTTCTCTTCTCTAAGGAAGATCTTGTTGAGCACCCGGTAGGTGCCCAGGGGAGACAGAACCCCGTTCAAGGTCTCCTCGATCTCCGCTTGGCCACAGTCCTCGGGGATGCCCGTGACCAACAGGGACCTGTGGATATCCGCCTCCATCCCCCGACACCAATCCTCCAGCAGGTTCATCGCCATGGCCGCTGACATGGAGCTGTTCCGGGAGCTGCGAGCGGCCCGGGggctgggaggcgggggaggAAGGCGCCCGGTGGGCTGCAGGGATTTGACCGCCCCCCTAAAAGATCCTGCAAGGTCATAAGAAAAGAGAGGTCAGACACCCCCGTGGGAGGGATGGCCAGGCCCCGTGCATGGGTGGTGGGGACGACGGGGGGGAGAGGGTAGCAGGAGGCCTGGCACCGCCCCAgcaccctcctccccagcccccggccGTGCCCTCCCCGGGGTGCTCACTCGGGTCCGCGGATCTGCTGCAGTGGCGctcgcccctcccccaagcctggCCGCCGGGGCTCGCGGCGCCTCCGGCCGTCCAGCCCGCCCGGCGCGGGCGTCCCGGGTACCGCCGCTCCGCGGGGACGGGAGGCGGGTGGGACCCGGAGCTGCCGATCGCCCCCAGCTCCCGCCCCGGGCTGACGAGGTCTGGTCACGCGGAGCCCGGCCTCGATCtcgagcgccgccgccgccgcaccaAGCCGAGGCTGGCGTTGCGGCCCGCGCGTGCGCACTCGTGCCCCGAGCTGCCGCAGCGAGGCTGCGGGCCCGGCAGGTCGGGCGGTCTCCATGGCAACCTGGGGTCGGTTGCTAAGAGACGGCGTGTCGGGATGCAGGCTCTGCAGGTGGTGGGCGTTGCGAGCGCGATGGACCGGCGCTGTTCAGAGGGTCCTCCGAGCTGGGGGCCGGGGACCCCGGCCGCTCCCTGAGGGTCTTGGAAGCTCAGGGCTTGAGCGACTAATGGCTACACCAAGGGGCTTCCTTATTCTTTGCCGTCCCTGACTCTTGGGGGGCCCTGAAAACAGGGTAAGTGGAAAGGAAAGCTGTAAGTTCTCCCTGGGTTCCTTTCCGCAAAAGACACAGCTCCTTTTGGATGGCTCATTCCAGCTACAGCTCATGAGTTCTAGAAATTTCCGGGGATTTCTAGAAACTTCTAGAAGTTTTTTTGCCTACCTTCATGTTCCCAGGCCCTTCATGCTTGAAGAAAGTCAAACACCTTTGCTTGCTTACTGAACTCGTGGCTCACACGTTATCCTTTCCTTAATACTTTATTAGGCCTGCTCCATAACGGAGTGCCCATCTTCTACTGCCAGTCCCTCACCAACACACCTTACAGTGTTGTTGTGTGAGTGTTCAACCcaagtccttttttgtttttgttatttttttggtgccagtaggtatgagtggaaaaaaaaaaacccaaacataagCCAGCtgctgctggtgactcacacttgtaatcgcagctactcagaaggctgagatctggaagatcgaggttcaaagctagcacaggtgCAAAGTCAatcctggcagaaaaatctgtgagacatcgTCCCCGAAATAATCAGGAAAGAGCCagcctggaggcatggcccaagtggcagaccATCCACCAAGCAAGTGATGCAAttcagaggccctgaattcaaaccttagtactagaaaagaaagacaaaaccgaactataaataaaaactgagctctaggggctgggaatatggcctagtggcaagagtgcttgcctcctacacatgaagctctcggttcgattccccagcaccacatacatggaaaatggccagaaggggcgctgtggctcaggtgacagagtgctagccttgagcgggaagaagccagggacagtgctcaggccctgagtccaaggcccaggactggcaaaaaaaaaaaaaactgagctctaggggctgggaatgtggcctagtggtaaagtgcttgcctcctatacatgaagccctgggttcgattcctcagcaccacatatatagaaaaggccggaagtggcattgtggctcaagtggtagagtgctaagcctcgagcaaaacgaagccagggacagtgctcaggccctgagttcattggcAAATAAACCAACCCAAAACCATTGTAAATAATTGTACATaaacaattatatatatgtatgtgtgtatatgtgtgtatagatataaTGAAGCCCCAAATACTTAAgatataaatatttaagaaagaataaaattttgtttacAACGAAAGATGAAtatatagctactcaggatgctgagctctgaggattgcagttcaaagccatcccaggcagaagtctgtgagacccttatctccaataaactactcagaaaaagccagaatgccactgtggctcaaatggtagagcactagccttggaggctcagggacagcagttcaagccccagggccggcaAAAAAATGCTTACATAAATATGTCTTTATAAATGTACATCTAGGTGTAGACCTGTACTGTGCATATGTGAATAGACATTGGTGTTTATATCTACACATGTGTTGAATGGAGTCAACTTTCTCCTGTGCTGAGCCACCCTCACTGCCTgcagatataaaaataattttgaagcatCCTTAATAGGAGCCTTACTGTGGTTTCCATAACAACACATGGGTGCTGTGGTTTCTATATGGACACTTGGAGCAGTGGTTGCCATGACAACACATCAATGTGCCTTCAACCCTCCAATCTCTTCAGATTTGGGATTGCttttccatcttttccttctctatttaGTTTTACATTGCTATATTGGCCTGCTGGATATTTGGGGCAGATGAGGGGTATAGGGCTTTGAACTCGGTGCCTTGACCAggcactccaccccttgagccatgaccccagtcctttttgctttatttttcatatagagtcTTTGGTTTAGGCTAGGACTTCTTGGACTGAAATTCTGCTATTTAGATtcgctgtagctgggatgacaggcatgtgtcagATAACAGGCTCAGCTTCTCTATTGGTTTGTACTCAgtctcaaactttgatccttctaATCTTGGCCTCCCatgtcactaggattacaggcaggaaccattAGACTCAActgttatcatttttctttttttttcttttctttttttttttttttttgccagtcctggagcttgaactcagggcctgagcactgtccctggcttcgttttgctcaaggctagcactctgccaacttgagccacagtaccacattggcttttgttgttgtttatgtggtacttgttggggtttggacaacccctttctccccccacggggagaatggtaaccacaaactctgtgaaagagcactcagcctggccccctgccagcagaaggccaaaggcgtgctcacatgggcaagcgctaagttgaggaaaggttgctgaagcctcccctccccccagtcccctcacatgttaccaagggtggaggcgaaaaggaaggcatcagggacacgctgccgtggtgggaagcgtctcaaagactttaatatggaagggcacttatatagaagtaatggcgggaaagaaagggggctggccaaagggccagtcataggctagggatcacgttcatcaCGTGACAT
Proteins encoded in this region:
- the Pnma8a gene encoding paraneoplastic antigen-like protein 8A, whose product is MSAAMAMNLLEDWCRGMEADIHRSLLVTGIPEDCGQAEIEETLNGVLSPLGTYRVLNKIFLREENAKAALVEVSEGVNLSSIPREFPGRGGVWRVACRDPTQDAEFLKNLNEFLDTEGRTWEDVVRLLQLNHPPRPQNQPAESWAGALGVLLGAVVQIVVYMDAEMRNREEARALENAELEEEAAWLPAGRKKVKKERGLVAADLTSVLKMEHPGHWNGRDGQSDSPKPLGRRAGAKSRSRRKRNRRANKQEPVSWKESGDGQLSSSAYLSGHQMRDPENMEVSESIKSSKKPCIKQEASTSKKALAKNVWKVPRDPPRRPLMQTKTPAGGEEWEQDGGLERPPKKKVLSWASAKSSAFLRRKKKVSLGPVSYVLVDSEGTTRKKSRIAKRGLASRKPGANHRAPQGQQPTEVLASTSRGLKAKPRGLPCTSKGSRKL